The following are encoded in a window of Arthrobacter woluwensis genomic DNA:
- a CDS encoding DUF4190 domain-containing protein, translating into MTQRQAGGTRNPATTRHTGKPTLALSSLLCCLLPPPTGLVLGVVALHRIDGPKGEGRALAVAGIVLSSVWAVLLIVLTAVHAFTTQDQVSPPLIGWG; encoded by the coding sequence ATGACACAGCGCCAGGCCGGTGGCACGCGCAATCCTGCCACGACGCGGCACACCGGGAAGCCCACTCTCGCTCTCAGCTCGCTCCTCTGCTGCCTCCTGCCACCGCCCACGGGACTGGTCCTCGGCGTCGTAGCGCTCCACCGGATCGACGGACCGAAGGGCGAAGGACGGGCGCTCGCGGTGGCAGGCATCGTGCTGAGCTCCGTGTGGGCGGTGCTGTTGATCGTCCTGACCGCCGTTCACGCGTTCACCACACAGGATCAGGTGTCCCCGCCGCTCATCGGGTGGGGATGA
- a CDS encoding PhzF family phenazine biosynthesis protein: MATTRFFWVDVFAQTPLTGNPLALVPEADDLTLEQMVAIAREFNQSETTFLVTPALDGADIRLLSFTPEGFEALGAGHNAMGAWIWLAGHGGLPPERHEFRQQIGQDILPVRIDRSPDSAVVRVTMQQSAPRFLGRVLDRESLAAALSLATDDLLATPGPVVASTGAEHLLVPVASRDAIDRTAPDSARLKAILAHSGAEGCYVFTTEPGADGYDAYTRFFNPTVGIAEDPATGTAAGPLAALLAKESPAVAGHEFRILQGNAAGRPSVLSVVVNDDRVELSGSGLVVAEGTLFL, translated from the coding sequence ATGGCGACAACACGATTTTTCTGGGTGGACGTCTTCGCACAAACCCCGCTGACGGGAAATCCCCTGGCTCTCGTACCCGAGGCCGACGACCTCACGCTCGAGCAGATGGTCGCGATCGCGCGCGAGTTCAACCAATCAGAAACGACGTTCCTGGTCACGCCAGCCCTGGACGGCGCAGACATCCGGTTACTCTCTTTCACCCCCGAGGGGTTCGAAGCGCTGGGAGCCGGGCATAACGCGATGGGGGCCTGGATCTGGCTCGCCGGTCACGGCGGCCTTCCTCCGGAACGCCACGAATTCCGGCAACAGATCGGGCAGGACATCCTCCCCGTGCGCATCGACCGCTCCCCCGATTCCGCCGTGGTTCGAGTGACGATGCAACAGTCCGCACCTCGATTCCTGGGCCGCGTCCTTGACCGAGAATCCCTGGCAGCCGCCCTGTCCTTGGCGACCGATGATCTGCTGGCCACTCCCGGCCCCGTGGTCGCCTCGACAGGGGCGGAGCACTTGCTGGTCCCCGTGGCGTCCCGAGACGCTATCGACCGTACGGCGCCGGACTCTGCCCGTCTGAAGGCGATTCTGGCGCACAGTGGCGCAGAGGGGTGCTATGTCTTCACGACTGAGCCGGGTGCGGACGGGTATGACGCGTATACGCGATTCTTCAATCCCACCGTCGGAATCGCGGAAGATCCCGCCACCGGAACAGCCGCCGGTCCCCTGGCCGCCCTTCTGGCCAAGGAATCCCCGGCCGTCGCCGGCCACGAGTTCCGCATTTTGCAAGGCAACGCGGCGGGTCGTCCGAGCGTGCTGAGTGTCGTCGTCAACGATGACCGCGTCGAACTGTCCGGCTCCGGTCTGGTCGTCGCGGAAGGGACCCTGTTCCTCTGA
- a CDS encoding SagB/ThcOx family dehydrogenase → MQQQWALATPAYDDPAETFHVASKLSLWTSGSATGTYSTELSTDPEALRMLGRPHPPYLSSERHALDPAGPASPVTAALRHRRSATRFAPLPVSSGILSSILRESACLTVEQGRGAPSAGALYPIDIYLAVAAVEGVSPGIYALDPHEAVLHRLPVRVDPREFLRDCLVFQNLADASAFHVFFVGSFLRQRIKYGQRAYRFSLIEAGHLAQAMMMCADEAGIGSCAVGGFIDQKVDDLLCLDGVEQSVIYSVAFGHVNKESGDLT, encoded by the coding sequence ATGCAGCAGCAATGGGCACTCGCCACCCCGGCGTACGACGATCCCGCGGAGACGTTCCACGTCGCCTCGAAACTCAGTCTCTGGACGAGCGGCTCCGCCACCGGGACCTACTCGACCGAACTCAGCACCGATCCCGAGGCACTGAGAATGCTGGGCCGTCCGCATCCGCCGTACCTGTCCTCCGAACGCCATGCGCTCGACCCCGCGGGGCCGGCCTCCCCGGTCACCGCCGCGCTCCGTCACCGACGCTCGGCGACCCGCTTCGCCCCGCTGCCGGTGAGCTCCGGGATCCTCAGCAGCATCCTCCGGGAATCGGCCTGCCTCACGGTGGAGCAGGGGCGCGGCGCCCCGTCGGCCGGGGCCCTGTACCCGATCGACATCTACCTGGCCGTGGCCGCGGTGGAGGGTGTCTCCCCCGGGATCTACGCCCTGGATCCGCACGAAGCCGTGCTCCATCGGCTTCCTGTGCGCGTCGATCCCCGGGAGTTCCTCCGGGACTGTCTGGTGTTCCAGAACCTGGCGGACGCCTCGGCGTTTCACGTGTTCTTCGTCGGGAGTTTCCTGCGCCAGCGGATCAAGTACGGGCAGCGGGCTTACCGGTTCTCACTGATCGAGGCCGGGCATCTGGCGCAGGCCATGATGATGTGCGCCGACGAGGCGGGGATCGGATCGTGCGCCGTGGGAGGGTTCATCGACCAGAAAGTGGACGATTTGCTGTGCCTCGACGGCGTGGAGCAGTCCGTCATCTACAGTGTTGCTTTCGGACATGTCAACAAGGAATCGGGGGACCTGACATGA
- a CDS encoding Lrp/AsnC family transcriptional regulator has product MTDHESVDSVDAALIRALQTDARAPLTELAHAVHLGTSATRSRLLRLEERGIVTGYRASVPPSSAGFGLHAVIRMKVHGSLFDQVKAVIDQEPQVVRCLRITGEACYSIEVLARDMADLERITSRFSRIGSITTDLVYEVVTDRPTPMGPAT; this is encoded by the coding sequence ATGACCGATCATGAATCCGTCGACAGCGTGGATGCTGCTCTGATCCGTGCGCTTCAGACTGACGCTCGGGCGCCGCTGACCGAGCTGGCTCACGCCGTGCACCTCGGGACATCTGCGACGCGTAGCAGGCTGCTCAGGCTCGAAGAGCGGGGCATCGTCACGGGTTACCGCGCGTCCGTTCCTCCGTCCAGCGCAGGATTCGGATTGCACGCAGTCATCCGGATGAAGGTGCACGGTTCGCTCTTCGACCAGGTCAAAGCAGTCATCGACCAGGAACCGCAAGTGGTCCGTTGTCTGCGCATCACCGGTGAGGCGTGCTACAGCATTGAGGTCCTCGCACGCGACATGGCTGACCTCGAACGCATCACGTCGCGCTTCTCGAGGATCGGGTCCATCACCACCGACCTCGTTTACGAGGTCGTGACGGACCGCCCCACGCCCATGGGCCCGGCAACCTAG
- a CDS encoding pyridoxal-phosphate dependent enzyme, translated as MNSHIGLHGYTTSQQEEPEFAAPEWGGHVRAPFEDDHPGLFRMPEPGPAAVRLHDAFIPSPLTSLDRLFGARSAAQVIAKLDLLQVSGSTKERTAASLLAGLMERGDLTPGGTVVESTSGNLGSALARQCALLGVRMVAVVDEFANVAALQAMKAYGARVVRVPTPEDGNRLRARVLKVAELLEKIPGAVTTNQYGNADNARAHDLTTMPEFVAALGAPPDRMYVAVSTTGTLLGCQRAIERAGWPTVLVAVDAAGSVLFDGERGERRLPGLGAGFVTELSRHARPEAVRRISELDMVKGCRMLARREGILAGASTGAIVAAIGQDLESLDAGTTVGMLVHDGGLPYLPTVYDDEWVAGNLGDVGAVEAALERANPFSTR; from the coding sequence ATGAACAGTCACATCGGACTACACGGATACACGACCTCGCAGCAGGAAGAGCCTGAATTCGCGGCACCTGAATGGGGTGGGCACGTCCGTGCACCGTTCGAGGACGACCACCCCGGGCTGTTCCGTATGCCGGAACCCGGTCCCGCGGCCGTCCGCCTGCATGACGCGTTCATCCCCTCGCCCCTGACCTCCCTGGACCGCCTCTTCGGGGCGCGCTCCGCGGCTCAGGTGATCGCCAAGCTGGACCTTCTGCAGGTTTCGGGCAGCACGAAGGAACGCACCGCGGCGTCCCTGCTGGCCGGGCTGATGGAACGCGGCGATCTCACGCCGGGCGGCACCGTCGTCGAATCCACCTCGGGCAACCTCGGCAGCGCCCTGGCCCGCCAGTGTGCGCTGCTCGGAGTCCGGATGGTCGCCGTCGTCGATGAGTTCGCCAACGTCGCGGCGCTGCAGGCCATGAAGGCCTACGGGGCGCGTGTGGTCCGCGTGCCGACGCCCGAGGACGGCAACCGCCTGCGCGCCCGAGTCCTCAAGGTCGCCGAACTGCTGGAGAAGATCCCCGGCGCCGTCACCACGAATCAATACGGCAACGCCGACAACGCCCGCGCCCACGATCTCACCACCATGCCCGAGTTCGTCGCCGCTCTCGGCGCACCGCCGGACCGGATGTACGTCGCGGTGAGCACCACGGGCACGCTGCTCGGATGCCAGCGGGCCATTGAACGGGCGGGATGGCCGACCGTGCTGGTCGCCGTGGACGCCGCGGGGTCGGTGCTGTTCGACGGCGAGCGCGGCGAACGCCGCCTGCCCGGCTTGGGTGCCGGATTCGTGACCGAGCTGTCCCGGCACGCGCGCCCGGAGGCAGTGCGCCGGATCTCGGAGCTCGACATGGTGAAGGGCTGCCGCATGCTCGCACGACGCGAGGGCATCCTCGCCGGCGCCTCGACGGGCGCGATCGTCGCCGCCATCGGCCAGGACCTCGAGTCGCTGGACGCCGGCACCACGGTGGGCATGCTCGTCCACGACGGCGGGCTGCCGTACCTGCCGACCGTGTACGACGACGAGTGGGTCGCGGGAAACCTGGGTGACGTCGGCGCGGTCGAGGCCGCCTTGGAGCGGGCGAACCCGTTCAGCACTCGATGA
- a CDS encoding ABC transporter permease has product MKFVAEYVRIQVLELLRLPSFFLPLIALPAAFYLMVGVRADLPAGQILFSYLAFAMLGTMMFQFGVGIASTRNDAWSLYLLSLPVPSRVRVLSQLIAGLFFSVLFSVPLLVLGVVNGAVFSVAPGRFLWAVGALILGGLVHGALGLALGYWLPARGAVPITNLIYFPLAFVGGLFGAWDLGALQPLHTFSPTGAWSDLITSALHGEGNGLALIILACYFLLCGAVAVWGYRRVEQTQYR; this is encoded by the coding sequence ATGAAGTTCGTCGCCGAGTACGTCCGCATCCAGGTCCTGGAGCTCCTCCGGCTGCCCTCCTTCTTCCTGCCACTCATCGCGCTCCCCGCGGCGTTCTACCTGATGGTCGGAGTCCGCGCGGACCTTCCGGCAGGGCAGATCCTCTTCAGCTACCTCGCCTTCGCGATGCTGGGCACGATGATGTTCCAGTTCGGCGTCGGCATCGCATCCACGCGAAATGATGCGTGGAGTCTGTATCTTCTGAGCCTCCCGGTGCCCTCCAGAGTGCGTGTGCTGTCGCAGCTGATCGCCGGGCTGTTCTTCTCGGTGCTCTTCTCCGTGCCGCTCCTGGTCCTGGGAGTGGTCAACGGGGCGGTCTTCTCCGTGGCGCCCGGGAGGTTCCTGTGGGCTGTGGGGGCGTTGATCCTCGGAGGCCTGGTCCACGGCGCCCTCGGACTCGCGCTCGGCTACTGGCTGCCCGCCCGCGGAGCCGTGCCGATCACGAATCTCATCTACTTCCCCCTGGCTTTCGTCGGTGGACTCTTCGGAGCCTGGGATCTGGGCGCCCTGCAGCCGCTGCACACGTTCAGCCCCACAGGGGCCTGGTCGGACCTCATCACCTCGGCGCTCCACGGCGAAGGCAATGGCTTGGCGCTGATCATCCTGGCGTGCTATTTCCTGCTCTGCGGAGCCGTGGCCGTCTGGGGCTACCGGCGGGTGGAGCAGACGCAGTACCGGTGA
- a CDS encoding MFS transporter, whose amino-acid sequence MTVRASSPPTTTAPSRAVLPVILLAQFVIPLSIAGTAVGLPAISVELGAEPVLLQGIVNGFNLAFAVCTLMWGAIADRIGPGRAFFFGVLAVVLGSILSAASPSLLVLDVARVLAGIGSAAVITGATATIHSAFEGPSRARAFAAFGMVNGLGLAAGPSLSGVLIGLLGWRAVFVVHAVVLLAALAGSRALRRLPRTALASGSRLFDVGLLRNPGFLAMVLIPVAGAVGFVTFLTYLPAALQAIHGFTAGGAGTLMLVMTLPVLLAPPLVHRVRARHPRIDAGVVSLAALVCLVLAAAGFFALRPEVPVWWTVLPMILAGAGFGLPLGVVDGSALSFVPAERSGTAAGLLNFFRIGSEALFVALYAVVLTAAVRAQPGTVGIADQVAAGQPGHGDVYTQALTPVLWGIGVVVVLLGVSFVALYRRAVKNR is encoded by the coding sequence ATGACCGTCCGTGCCTCGTCCCCACCGACCACGACCGCGCCGTCCCGCGCGGTGCTCCCCGTCATCCTGCTGGCGCAATTCGTCATCCCGCTGTCCATCGCCGGGACGGCTGTGGGCCTTCCCGCGATCTCGGTCGAACTCGGCGCCGAACCCGTGCTTCTCCAGGGGATCGTGAACGGCTTCAACCTCGCCTTCGCCGTCTGCACCCTCATGTGGGGAGCGATCGCGGATCGCATCGGCCCGGGCCGGGCCTTCTTCTTCGGCGTGCTGGCGGTGGTTCTCGGCTCGATCCTCAGCGCGGCGAGCCCGTCCCTCCTGGTGCTCGACGTCGCCCGGGTCCTCGCGGGCATCGGCTCGGCCGCAGTCATCACCGGCGCGACGGCGACGATCCACTCGGCGTTCGAAGGACCCTCCCGTGCCAGGGCCTTCGCGGCGTTCGGCATGGTGAACGGCCTGGGGCTCGCGGCCGGTCCCAGCCTGTCCGGGGTCCTGATCGGCCTGCTCGGCTGGCGGGCCGTCTTCGTCGTCCATGCCGTCGTGCTTCTCGCTGCGCTGGCAGGCAGCCGCGCACTGCGCCGCCTGCCGAGGACCGCGCTCGCCTCCGGAAGCCGACTGTTCGACGTCGGGCTCTTGCGCAATCCCGGTTTCCTCGCGATGGTGCTGATCCCGGTGGCGGGGGCGGTCGGGTTCGTGACGTTCCTGACCTATCTGCCCGCAGCGCTGCAGGCGATCCACGGGTTCACGGCCGGTGGCGCGGGAACCCTGATGCTCGTGATGACTCTTCCGGTGCTGCTCGCCCCGCCACTGGTCCACCGGGTCAGGGCCAGGCATCCACGGATCGACGCCGGGGTGGTCAGTCTGGCGGCGCTGGTGTGCCTCGTGCTGGCGGCGGCCGGGTTCTTCGCGCTGCGTCCCGAGGTGCCGGTGTGGTGGACCGTGCTGCCCATGATCCTGGCCGGCGCCGGGTTCGGACTGCCGCTCGGCGTCGTCGACGGGAGTGCGCTGAGCTTCGTGCCGGCCGAGCGGAGCGGGACGGCCGCGGGGCTCCTGAACTTCTTCCGGATCGGGAGCGAAGCCCTGTTCGTCGCGCTGTATGCCGTGGTCCTCACCGCGGCGGTGCGGGCCCAGCCCGGTACGGTGGGGATCGCGGACCAGGTCGCGGCGGGGCAGCCGGGGCACGGCGACGTGTACACGCAGGCGCTGACCCCTGTTTTGTGGGGCATCGGAGTGGTGGTGGTTCTGCTCGGGGTGAGCTTCGTGGCCCTTTACCGCCGGGCCGTGAAGAACCGCTGA
- a CDS encoding ArsR/SmtB family transcription factor: MADAEGHPETAEIELGQVLSALSDPLRRQVIHDLLHSEPGIERTCTSFGLPVTKSTRTHHFRVLREAGLVRQVDRGNMRGVTLRREDIEERFPGLLNLIAQDDA; encoded by the coding sequence ATGGCGGACGCGGAAGGCCACCCCGAAACGGCGGAGATCGAGCTGGGCCAGGTACTCAGCGCGCTCAGCGACCCGCTGCGCCGGCAGGTGATTCACGACCTGCTGCACAGCGAGCCCGGGATCGAACGGACCTGCACCAGCTTCGGCCTGCCCGTCACGAAGTCGACCCGCACCCACCACTTCCGGGTGCTTCGCGAGGCAGGACTCGTGCGACAGGTCGACCGGGGGAACATGCGAGGCGTCACGCTCCGCCGCGAGGACATCGAGGAACGCTTCCCCGGCCTTCTGAACCTCATCGCCCAGGACGACGCGTAG
- a CDS encoding ABC transporter ATP-binding protein codes for MTAIVSWENVVKDYRGKAALTGFSLELGAGVHCLLGSNGAGKSTALNILTGIRQPTSGTATVLGQRVVRGGPQARHVSCVPQAVTFPPTLKVSEVLRFISVHYPDPLDFAAVQDALSLEGILDKQCGGLSGGQLRRLGIAGAIICNAPVIIMDEPLAGLDIEGRAQVRNIILEQRDLGRCIIMASHDYGEIEATADTVTLVKDGRNILSEGIETVRQRLGLYQLSFSAAAPLPAAVLELGVVEPAGAGRYRLVTEDPDAASRILLEVLDDPRLNVLQSSLEDAVSMILSEEKA; via the coding sequence ATGACGGCGATCGTGTCGTGGGAGAACGTGGTCAAGGACTACCGGGGGAAGGCGGCCCTGACGGGCTTCTCCCTGGAACTGGGGGCGGGCGTCCATTGCCTCCTCGGTTCCAACGGAGCGGGTAAGTCGACGGCTCTGAACATCCTGACCGGAATCCGGCAGCCCACCTCGGGCACGGCGACCGTTCTGGGGCAGCGGGTGGTCCGAGGAGGGCCCCAGGCACGGCACGTCAGCTGCGTGCCACAGGCGGTGACCTTCCCGCCGACGCTCAAAGTCAGTGAAGTGCTCAGGTTCATCTCCGTGCACTACCCGGATCCTCTGGACTTCGCCGCGGTCCAGGACGCCCTGTCGCTCGAGGGAATCCTCGACAAGCAATGCGGCGGCCTCTCGGGCGGGCAGCTCAGACGGCTCGGTATCGCCGGCGCCATCATCTGCAACGCCCCGGTGATCATCATGGACGAACCGCTCGCCGGTCTGGACATTGAGGGCCGGGCCCAGGTGCGGAACATCATCCTCGAGCAGCGGGACCTCGGCAGGTGCATCATCATGGCGTCTCACGATTACGGCGAGATCGAAGCGACGGCGGACACCGTCACCCTGGTCAAGGACGGCAGGAACATCCTGAGTGAGGGCATCGAGACCGTGAGACAGCGCCTCGGTCTGTATCAGCTCAGCTTCTCCGCCGCGGCGCCGCTCCCGGCAGCGGTCCTCGAGCTCGGCGTCGTCGAGCCGGCGGGGGCCGGTCGCTACCGATTGGTCACCGAAGACCCCGACGCGGCCAGCAGGATCCTGCTGGAGGTCCTGGACGACCCGAGACTGAATGTCCTGCAGTCCTCGTTGGAGGATGCCGTGAGCATGATTCTGAGCGAGGAGAAGGCATGA